A genomic region of Bombus pyrosoma isolate SC7728 linkage group LG6, ASM1482585v1, whole genome shotgun sequence contains the following coding sequences:
- the LOC122568240 gene encoding serine/threonine-protein kinase Tao → MPAVPRPGSLKDPEIAELFEKNDPEKIFEDLREIGHGSFGAVYYARCLLTKEIVAIKKMSYVGKQTVEKWQDILKEIRFLRQLNHPNTIEYKGCYLRDHTAWLVMEYCLGSASDIIEVHKRPLKEDEIAAICEGVLRGLHYLHSLGRIHRDVKAGNILLTENGTVKLADFGSASIKCPANSFVGTPYWMAPEVILAMDEGQYDGKVDVWSLGITCIELAERKPPYFNMNAMSALYHIAQNDTPTLNSPDWSDVFRHFVEVCLTKSPTERPASGKLLSHQFVTRTRSPQVLIDLIQRTKAAVRELDNLNYRKMKKILMIDACETESTVGDADDTPDEQTGGDSSKSNSITSEHSIHSMGVSASSQSSSTNSLPLPNADPNDYSTGSVRNRHKISAGGVTANLLEHGANNFATIRTTSIVTKQQKEHMQEEMHEQMSGYKRMRREHQGALVKLEERCKMEMESHKQLLDKEYETLLQQFSKELEKLQLRHLQELERKLKQNQNAEKKLHKEITSRQEADRKALEAQQKKDYKVYKERWKKELSQDEVTPKRQRDATLQSHKDNLRQMEAQEEQRLARGQREYLDLEIRKFRRKKLLVFHSLEQELLREELNKRQQQLEQAHNMLLRHHEKTQELEYRQQRAVHTLREDQVHRQHATELSNQQDYMQRAERDLRKKHALELKQQPKSLKQKEMQIRKQFRETCKIQTRQYKALKAQILQTTAKEEQKAVIKKLKEEQRRKLALLGDQYEQSIAEMLQKQSIRLDESQEVECHNLKERLNYELEILMAYQSKNKMQAEAQRNRERRELEDRVSVRRALLEQKMELETQEFLRERSERIRLLHERQERELQQFDEESARIGFSALAIAEASKESYPDDESLSGSMLSLAHSNSSTSFPPNSL, encoded by the exons aTGCCAGCTGTTCCAAGGCCTGGTAGCCTTAAGGACCCAGAGATTgctgaattatttgaaaaaaatgatccggagaaaatatttgaagactTACGTGAAATCGGGCATGGCAGTTTTGGGGCTGTTTATTATGCACGATGTTTGCTTACCAAAGAAATTGTTGCCATCAAGAAAATGTCATATGTGGGAAAACAAACTGTTGAGAAGTGGCAGGATATCttgaaagaaattcgatttcttAGGCAACTTAACCATCCTAATACAATAGAGTATAAGGGCTGTTATCTCAGGGACCACACTGCCTGg ttGGTAATGGAATATTGCCTTGGTTCTGCATCAGACATTATTGAAGTTCATAAGAGACCattaaaagaagatgaaatagCTGCAATTTGTGAAGGTGTGCTACGTGGTTTGCATTATCTTCATTCTCTTGGAAGAATACATCGAGACGTCAAAgctggaaatattttacttactgAAAATGGTACAGTAAAATTGGCAGATTTTGGATCTGCAAGCATAAAATGTCCAGCAAATAGCTTTGTAGGAACTCCTTATTGGATGGCACCAGAAGTGATATTAGCTATGGATGAAGGACAATATGATGGAAAAGTGGATGTATGGTCTTTGGGGATAACAtgtattgaattag cGGAGCGAAAACCAccttattttaatatgaatgcTATGAGTGCTCTGTATCACATTGCTCAGAATGACACGCCAACTTTAAATTCTCCAGACTGGTCAGATGTTTTTCGTCACTTCGTCGAAGTGTGTCTAACTAAAAGTCCAACTGAAAGGCCAGCCTCTGGTAAACTGTTATCA CATCAATTTGTCACCAGAACGCGTTCTCCACAAGTTTTAATAGACTTGATTCAGAGAACGAAAGCTGCTGTTAGAGAATTGgataatttgaattatcggaaaatgaagaagatcTTAATGATCGATGCTTGTGAAACTGAAAGTACAGTTGGTGATGCTGATG ATACTCCAGATGAACAAACAGGTGGTGATAGTAGCAAGAGCAATTCAATTACCTCAGAGCATTCAATTCATTCAATGGGTGTTTCTGCCAGTTCTCAAAGTTCCTCCACCAATAGCTTGCCACTGCCAAATGCTGATCCAAACGATTATTCCACAGGATCTGTACGAAATAGACATAAAATATCAGCAGGTGGTGTCACTGCCAATCTTCTTGAACATGGTGCCaataattttgcaacaatTAGGACGACATCGATTGTAACTAAACAACAAAAAGAACATATGCAAGAGGAAATGCATGAACAAATGAGTGGGTATAAACGAATGAGACGGGAACATCAAGGTGCTTTG gTAAAATTAGAAGAACGTTGTAAAATGGAAATGGAATCCCATAAACAATTATTAGATAAAGAATATGAAACTCTTTTACAACAGTTTAGTAAAGAATTGGAAAAACTTCAATTAAGGCATTTGCAAGAATTAGAACGTAAGCTTAAACAAAACCAAAATGCTGAGAAAAAACTACATAAAGAGATTACAAGTAGACAGGAAGCAGATCGGAAAGCATTAGAAGCACAGCAAAAGAAAGACTATAAG gtttacaaagaaagatggaaaaaagaattatctcAGGATGAAGTTACACCGAAGAGACAACGAGATGCTACACTTCAGAGTCACAAAGATAATTTACGACAAATGGAAGCGCAAGAAGAGCAACGCCTTGCAAGAGGGCAAAGAGAATACCTTGACCTCGAAATTCGTAAATTCCGTAGAAAAAAGCTACTTGTTTTTCATAGTTTGGAACAAGAGCTACTTCGAGAA GAATTAAATAAGAGACAACAACAATTAGAACAAGCACataatatgttattacgacATCATGAAAAAACACAAGAACTTGAATACAGGCAACAAAGGGCAGTTCATACTCTTAGAGAAGATCAAGTTCATCGACAACATGCTACAGAACTTTCTAATCAACAAGATTACATGCAAAGAGCAGAACGTGATTTACGTAAAAAGCATGCATTGGAGCTCAAACAGCAACCTAAGAGTCTCAAA caaaaagaaatgcaaattCGAAAACAATTTAGAGAAACATGTAAAATACAAACGCGACAATATAAGGCATTAAAAGctcaaatattacaaacaacAGCTAAAGAAGAGCAAAAGGCtgttatcaaaaaattaaaagaagaacaaagaagGAAGTTAGCTTTATTGGGTGATCAGTATGAACAAAGTATTGCTGAAATGCTCCAGAAACAAAGTATACGTTTAGATGAATCACAAGAAGTTGAATGCCATAACCTCAAG GAAAGGCTAAATTATGAATTAGAAATTCTAATGGCATATCAATCTAAGAATAAAATGCAAGCTGAAGCTCAAAGAAACAGAGAACGTCGTGAATTAGAAGATCGAGTATCAGTTAGACGAGCTTTGCTTGAACAGAAAATGGAGCTTGAAACTCAGGAATTCCTTCGTGAACGTAGTGAGCGGATACGTTTATTACATGAAAGACAAGAACGTGAATTACAACAATTTGATGAGGAAAGTGCAAGAATAGGATTCAG TGCTCTGGCGATAGCTGAGGCATCAAAAGAATCTTACCCAGACGATGAAAGCCTTAGTGGCTCAATGTTAAGTCTGGCTCACAGTAATAGTTCTACATCCTTCCCCCCTAATagtctttaa